In the Bacillus sp. FJAT-42376 genome, GCTGTCAGCCCTCCTGATCCTCCGCCAATCACAATCAGATCATACTTCATCCTCTTTCCCCCTATTTAAGTATCCGTTTTGCTTCAAACAGTCTTTGAAAGGCTGTAAACATTTCAATGGCGAAAAAAAGGAGGGTCATCCATACAAGCTGGCTGCTAAAAAGAATCATTAATGTAAAAAGGATAAATCCTTCCGTTCTCTCAGCTAAACCGGCCTGATAATAAAAAGATTTTATCCCTTGTTTTTCACTCAATGCCCCAACTGTTAAAAAAATGGTCATTGAAACGATAATCGAGGCGCTAAGCAAAAGAAGCGCCCACTGTGCCGATGGAAAAGCGAAAGCGAGACCCAGAATCACACTGATTTCAACTATCCGGTCAAACGTGATATCCAGAACGGTCCCCCATGGAGAAGGCTTTGTTTTCCGGGCCATCGTCCCGTCTACTGCATCTAAAAAGCCTGACAGCCAAAGGACGGCAATCGCTATAAGGGGCATGCCGAAGAAAATAAAGACACCTGTCGAAACCCCTATCAGAAAGGCTAGCCCAGTTACTTGATTAGCTGAGAGCTTCCATTTCAGCAGAACCGAAGCCGTTCCATCAATTGCAGGCTGAACATATTTCCTCCCATGTGTATCAAGCATCCTCCTCCACCTCTTTTCCTTGTTTAGCAAACAGACGCTGCTTTATTTTTTTTCTGAAAATAATGGGAATCAGTGCCAAGAGAGCAAAAATCACGATGGCTATAATTAGAATGGATTGGTTGTCAGAGGTAAAGCTTGAGCCAAGAAAATTGTAGGCAAACGTTCCGGGCATGATTCCAACGACAGTTGCCGCAAGAAAGGGTGCCCACCGGATGGATGTAAGCCCGGCAGCATAGCTGATCAAGTCAAAATTCACGATAGGAAGGATCCTCAGCACCAATACATAAAGAAACCCGTTTTTCTCAATTATTTTTTTTACCGACTCTATTTTTTCTGAATCCGGAACAACTTTTGCACCAAAGGCTTTTGAAAGGAAAAAGGCTACGAGTGCTCCCCCTGCCGCTCCGATCAATGTATAGATAAACCCATAGACCGAGCCAAACGCAAGCCCTCCAGCCAGTGAAAGAATAGACGCCGGGAAAAGGATCAGTGGCCGAAACGTGTAGACGAGAATAAATACAAGCGGTCCGGCCGCTCCTAAAGAAAGAATCCAGTCTTTAATCATTCCCGGATTCAGATTTAAATAACGCTCATTCAGCCAGAAGAGAAGCCCGATCACGGCTGCGAGAAGCAGCCATTTACTGATTCTTTTCAAGGGGTTCCTCCTGTTTTCTTTTGACATACAGAATCTGACCTTCTTTTAACGGGTCCGATGAATGGATGGTGACAGCCGGCCGGTTCTCCGTTAATGCAATTCTGTAAAAGCGCTGGCCATACTTATAGATTTCCCCTTCTACCGTTCCCTCCCATGAGCCGTGAGATCGAGATTCAGATAGCTCCAGTTGATGGGTAGGGATGAATCGGTTCTCAATCATGATTCCATCCCCATAAAAGCATGCTGCTTTTTCATTAACTGGGTTAAAGTATATTTCGCGTGCGGTTGCCTGCTGGAGAATTTCTCCTTCAGAAAGGATCGCAAGTTCATCGCCAATCATGGCGGCTTCCTCCATATCATGTGTGACAAAAATAGACGTTATGTTTTGCTCTTTCAACAGGCCCTTCACCCAAATTCTCAATTTATCCCGCAAAAGAGGATCAATATTGGCAAAAGGTTCATCGAGCAGCAAAAGCTTTGGTTCCAAAACAAGCGCCCTTGCCAGCGCTGCCCGCTGCTGCTCTCCGCCTGAAAGCTGGTCGGGATAATGCCTGGATGCATGCTCCATTTCCGTTTTCTCAAGCATTTTCCTGACTTTTTCAGCTCTTACATCTTTTTTCTCTTTTTTGATTTTTAATCCATATTCCACATTTTCAAAAACGGTCATATGAGGAAAAAGGAGAGCCTGCTGGAAAACAAGGACGATTTCCCGTTTTCTCGCCGGTACACTTGTCAGATCTTTTCCATCCAATATGAATTGTCCGCTGTCGAGCGTTTCGAGCCCTGCCATACATTTGAGAAGGGTAGACTTTCCTGTACCGGATGGCCCGATTAAGGATAGAATTTCCCCTTGTCCAATGGAAAGCTTTAGCTGATTCAGGATTTTCTTTTTATTAAATTCCTTCGTGCCGTTAAATTGTAAATAGGACATATTAAAACCTTCCTTTATAGGGTGAAAGGATCCGAAACACGGCTTCAAACACCGCCCAGACTCCGAGGGGGATAACGGCAAACAGCAGAGAAAAAGCCGCGAGAACCGCTGTATCCGCTTGTTCAAAATATGGAAAATAGACAAGAGCGAGTGTCAGAACACTTCCGCCTCCTATTAAGCTTGTTAAGACAAACTGGCCAAGCGAAATCACAAACAATAAAAATGCGGATGCTCTGAATGAGGAGAGGAGCATCGGCAAATAGATGGACTTCACAATTTCAAGCTTTGATGCTCCAAGCGTTCTTGCCTGCTGTTCAAAGCTAATGCCCATCTGTTCAAAGCCTGCCCGGAACATTTTAACCGTATAGGGAAGCGTCGGGAGAAGCTGTATGAGCACTACTCCGCTCCATTCGTTTGCCAGACCTAGCCGGATAAAAGCAATGTGGAGGCCCATCGCAACGAGCAGAGCCGGCACCAGGATAGGAGCGAGCAGGACCGTCTCGGTGAATGTTTTCCCTTTAAACTCCTTGAAGGCAAGAGCCCTTGCTGCCGGTATGCCGATCAGATAATTTAACAGGACAACCATGACGCCTATTCCGATGGAGGTCCAGACAGCCTGAACAAGCAGGGGGTCTTCCAGCAAGAGTTTCCATGCTCTTGCTGACGGCTGAGAACTGAATACATGATGATGGTTCCTTTGCAGGAAACTGCTTCCTGCCAATGCTGCAATGGGCATAAATACAAGCAGCATATAAATCGTCAGAACCGTCTTTGACCCTTTTTTTCTGAATACCGTCCCTCTGCTGCTTTCCTTCCCCGTTCTCCTGTTCCTCCCCCATAAAAAATAGAATAGAACGGATAAAAGCAATATGAGGACCGTAACTGTCAGCATGGCAGCATACGCCAGCGGCCTATGAGACCAGTCCCCATTGTAAAACCACTCAAAGGCAAGGACCGATACCATTTTTGGAAACGTGATTCCAAGCAGTGCGGGAACTTCATAGGCAGTTAAAATAAAGGCAAACAGGATAATGAATGTCTCACTGAGTACAGGAATAATAACCGGCCATTCAGCAGTTTTAAAGACGTTCCATTTTGTTCCTCCGAGCGAAGTAATCACATCCCGCTTTCTGCCGTCCATTGTAAGATACAGTGGAATCAGCATGAGGATCACGAATGGAATTTCCTTTGTCACATACGTAAGAATGATACCGATGCCCCATTCGTCCCTAATCAGGACGGGGAACTGGTCTGTACGTTCCAGGACACCGAATTCGGTTAATAACTGCGGAATCCACCCCGTCTGGTCAATCAGCAAAACAAGCATATACCCCCAGACAAAGTGGGGAAAGAGCATAGGCGACCACGTCAGGAGCTTAAAAAAAGGACGCCTCATAAAAGGAGCTATTGCCCTTGTGATGAACAATCCGCCCCCAATTGCAAGGAGGGATGAAAGAAGAGCAATAGATACACTGTATAAAAAAGACATCTGAAAACTTTTCCCTGACCAGATTTCCGCATAGGCATGCAGACTCAGAGAGTCATCTGTTCTAACACTTTCGTATAAAGAAAAAAGAAGGCCGGATAAGAGAAGGATTCCCGCAATCAATATGGAGGGGATGACTCCTGCAGGCAGCTTTCTATTTTTGAACCACTTCATTCGTCCAGCTCTCCTTTAACCAGTTCACATACTGTGAATCAATCTCGGGAAGGAAAGCATCCTTTAACTGTTCCGGCGGCAATACACTTGCTCCCCGCTGTATTTTATCGTAATCCGCTTTCTGCTTTTCGGATAGCTTTGAATAATCCAAGGCTGGGCTCTCCCCCCAGAATTCAGGTGAAAGCTTTTTAATTTGGGCCTCCGGAGAAAGCATGAAATTAATGGATGCCAAGGCAGCCTCTTTGTTTGGGCTGTTAGCCGGTATGGCAAGAAAATGGGTATTGCCGATTGAGCCGGAGCCGAGAACAAATGAGCGCGTTGTGTCTGGGAAGATGCCTTTTTCAATCAGGCTTTCTGCCCGCGCTTCGTTGTAGCCC is a window encoding:
- a CDS encoding CDP-alcohol phosphatidyltransferase family protein: MLDTHGRKYVQPAIDGTASVLLKWKLSANQVTGLAFLIGVSTGVFIFFGMPLIAIAVLWLSGFLDAVDGTMARKTKPSPWGTVLDITFDRIVEISVILGLAFAFPSAQWALLLLSASIIVSMTIFLTVGALSEKQGIKSFYYQAGLAERTEGFILFTLMILFSSQLVWMTLLFFAIEMFTAFQRLFEAKRILK
- a CDS encoding TVP38/TMEM64 family protein produces the protein MKRISKWLLLAAVIGLLFWLNERYLNLNPGMIKDWILSLGAAGPLVFILVYTFRPLILFPASILSLAGGLAFGSVYGFIYTLIGAAGGALVAFFLSKAFGAKVVPDSEKIESVKKIIEKNGFLYVLVLRILPIVNFDLISYAAGLTSIRWAPFLAATVVGIMPGTFAYNFLGSSFTSDNQSILIIAIVIFALLALIPIIFRKKIKQRLFAKQGKEVEEDA
- a CDS encoding ABC transporter ATP-binding protein is translated as MSYLQFNGTKEFNKKKILNQLKLSIGQGEILSLIGPSGTGKSTLLKCMAGLETLDSGQFILDGKDLTSVPARKREIVLVFQQALLFPHMTVFENVEYGLKIKKEKKDVRAEKVRKMLEKTEMEHASRHYPDQLSGGEQQRAALARALVLEPKLLLLDEPFANIDPLLRDKLRIWVKGLLKEQNITSIFVTHDMEEAAMIGDELAILSEGEILQQATAREIYFNPVNEKAACFYGDGIMIENRFIPTHQLELSESRSHGSWEGTVEGEIYKYGQRFYRIALTENRPAVTIHSSDPLKEGQILYVKRKQEEPLEKNQ
- a CDS encoding ABC transporter permease subunit — protein: MKWFKNRKLPAGVIPSILIAGILLLSGLLFSLYESVRTDDSLSLHAYAEIWSGKSFQMSFLYSVSIALLSSLLAIGGGLFITRAIAPFMRRPFFKLLTWSPMLFPHFVWGYMLVLLIDQTGWIPQLLTEFGVLERTDQFPVLIRDEWGIGIILTYVTKEIPFVILMLIPLYLTMDGRKRDVITSLGGTKWNVFKTAEWPVIIPVLSETFIILFAFILTAYEVPALLGITFPKMVSVLAFEWFYNGDWSHRPLAYAAMLTVTVLILLLSVLFYFLWGRNRRTGKESSRGTVFRKKGSKTVLTIYMLLVFMPIAALAGSSFLQRNHHHVFSSQPSARAWKLLLEDPLLVQAVWTSIGIGVMVVLLNYLIGIPAARALAFKEFKGKTFTETVLLAPILVPALLVAMGLHIAFIRLGLANEWSGVVLIQLLPTLPYTVKMFRAGFEQMGISFEQQARTLGASKLEIVKSIYLPMLLSSFRASAFLLFVISLGQFVLTSLIGGGSVLTLALVYFPYFEQADTAVLAAFSLLFAVIPLGVWAVFEAVFRILSPYKGRF